Part of the Desulfurobacterium pacificum genome, TTGGAGCTATGGACGTTGATGCGTTTGTGTCTAAAATTCTTAAAGAGATAAAAGAGAAATCTAATTAAAAGGAGGGAGCCATTAGTAAGAAGGTTGAACAAACGAGGGTAAACGAGAGGATAAGGGCGAGGGAAGTTTTAGTAATTGACGAGGACGGAACGAAGTTAGGAGTAATGCCCACGCTTAAGGCTCTTCAAATTGCACGGGAAAAAGGGCTTGATTTAGTGGAAGTTTCACCTAACGCCAATCCTCCCGTTTGCAGGATTATGGATTACGGCAAGTATAAGTATCAGCAGCAGAAAAAGATGCATGAAGCGAAAAAGAAACAAAAGACTATTGAGGTTAAAACTATAAAGGTGCGTCCGAGAACTGATGAACATGACATGCAGGTAAGAATAAAGCAGGCGAGGAAGTTCCTTGAAAAAGGCAACAAGGTAAAAGCTGTTGTTATGTTCAGAGGTAGAGAGCAGGCACACCTTGAGATTGGTGAATCGCAATTGATGAAAATTTATGAGGCTGTTCAGGATATAGCTGAAATTGAAAAGAAGCCCAAGAAAGAAGGGCGGGACATGATTATGATACTTGCACCGAAGAAAAAATAGACTATAATTCACACTTCGTTTAACTAAGGTAAGGAGGCTTTACAATGCCCAAGATAAAGACAAGAAGGTCTGCTGCTAAAAGGGTAAAGGTAACGGCTAAAGGTAAGATTAAGCACTGGTCTCCTGGTAAGAGCCACATCTTGACCAAAAAGAGCAGAAAGAGAAAGAGAGCGCTCAGAAAGGCCAAGTACCTTGAAGGAGCTCAGGCCGCTAACTACAAACAGTTAGTTCTTTACATGTAAAAAATCAGAGCTACGGGCTAAAAAGACCCGAAAGGGCGCCTGTAGTTCGGTGAAGGAGGAGAAGAATGAGAGTAAAGTACAGCCCAAGAAGGAAGAGAAGGAAAAAGCTAAAAAAACTGACGAAAGGTTACTTTGGTGGCAGGTCCCGTCTTTACAGAACTATGAAGATTGCTGTTATGAAGTCTCTCTTTTACGCTTATCAGCACAGAAGGTTAAAGAAGAGAGACTTCAGAAAGCTGTGGATTATGAGAATTAACGCTGCTGTTAGACCGTTTGGCATCAATTACAGCAGATTTATTCATGGTCTTAAGAAAGCCGGAATTGAGCTTGACAGAAAAATCTTGGCTGACCTTGCAGTTAGAGACCCTGAAGCTTTTGCTGCAATTGTTGAAAAAGCCAAAGCTGCTCTAAATCAATAAATATGAGCCCGCTTTCTGCGGGCTTTTTATACATTTAAATTTCCGTTTTCCATTAAAGTAACTTTTTTCTTATTTACCTTAAGTATTACCGTTGGTTCCTCTATAAGCATGTCTATATGAACGTTTGCTTTTACCTTTCCACCAAAAGCGCTGTTGTCTCCAATTGCTATGTGGCAGGTTCCTAAAATTTTTTCTGCTTCTAAAATGTTCGTTCTTGTAACGGCTTTTTCGTTTGTTCCTATTCCTAACTCTGCGATGTTGTCGGCGTTTTTCTCTCTATGGATTAGCTGGTTTATGTAGGATGAAAACTCTTCTTCGCCTTCAGCTTTTACTACTTTTCCTCCCTCTACGGTGATTTTTACCGGTTCTTTAAGTTTTCTGTCTGGCGCGTAAAAGGTTACAAAAACGCCTTCTGCCGTTCCTTCTACCGGTGCTATGAACGCTTCTCCTGCCGGTAAGTTACCGAAGTCTCCGGGTTTACAGAGCCTTCCTGTATCTGCTAATCCTTCTCTATCTTTTAAAGACATTGTAATTGCTGTTCCGTTGGGACAGGTTATTTCTACTTCTTCTGCTTGAGTTAAAAGTTCTGCAATTTTCCTGGATAATTTTTCCACCTTTTCCCAGTTAGCTTGAAAGGCGGTGTTAAACATGAATGGTTCAAACAGAGGCATGCTGGCAAACCTTATAGATAAGAATTCCGTGCAGAGCTTTCTGAAGATAGTGTGACTTATTGAATGCTGATTTACCGCTACGATTGCTGAAGGTAGTTCGTTAGGTGATGTTGTTTCTAAAAGGATTTCTTTAATTTCTTCTTCGTCGTTTTCCGTTATCTCTTTATTTTTTACTTTTTCAAATAGCTCTTTTGATTTGAGTTCGTTTGTGAATTCTCTGCCGAAAGTGGCTGTCCATACGATTTCTGGCGGTTCAAGCCCGTGCCTGCCGGTTGGCGGATACGTTACGTGTTTGAGGTTGTTTACGTAATTTAAACCGAAGTTGAAGAAAATTTCGCCGATTCTTTCTTTGAGGGTGTCTGAGAGTATGAGGATTTTTTCTTCTTTCTGCGCGCAGAGATTTTGTTTGAAAAGGTTTCTAACGGCTTTTTCTATCTTTTCGTTTTGCCAGTCCCAGATGGTCATAGGATTTCCTCCCTTTTTATAGGAAGTTTTTTCTCTACCTGTTTTATTTTAAAAAGTTCTATTTGGGCAGAAATCATACTGTTTCCATCGTAGGTTTTTGCCAGAGTTCTTCCCCAGGGGTCTATTATTGCTGAACATCCTGCCATTTTGCCGCTTCCGTTTGCAGCTACGACGAAGCGCTGGGTTTCTATGGCTCTTGCAATTGTGAGAATTTCCCAGTGTTCCTTTCTTGCCTTTCCCCACTGGGCAGAAACGGTGAAGATTTCCGCTTCCTGTTGTAAGAGTTTTAAAAAGAGTTCAAAGAACCTCAGTTCAAAACATACGATTGGGGCTATTGTTCCTATTGAAGTTTTTACTGCTTTAAGGTCTTTTATGCTGCCTGGTTTAAAGTATTTGTCTTCTTTCATCGGTGAAAATAGTTTGATTTTCGGTCTTGATAGTAAGACATTGCCGTTTTCAACTACGTGAACGGAATTGAAGAATGAATTATTTACTTTTTCTATTACGGTGTAAACAAAAACTGCGTTTAAGCCTTTGGAAAATTCTAATATGTGAGATACGACTTTTTCGCTGAAGACGGCGGCTTCGGTTAGTTTGTCGTAGCAGAAGCCTGTGAGGAAGAGTTCTGGCAGGACTATGAGTTGTGCGTTTTCTGTTAAGTTAAAGAGGGACAGGAATTTGTTGTAGTTTTTTTCAAAGTTTCCATCTTCGGTTTCAAATTGGATACAGGCTGCTTTAAAGGTTTTCTTCAAGTAGCTTCCTTCCATTTTTCTTTTCCCACACTATTTCGCAGTATTTTGCTCTGCCGGAGTTTACTTTGTAGTGGTGGTATCTAAAGGGGTCTTTTTTGAAAAAGCGGTGATGATAATCTTCAGCGGGATAGAAGTTTTTAAACGGTTTTATTTCCGTTGCTATTGGTTCGCTGAATAAATTGCTGTTTTCAAGGATTTTCTTGCTTTTTTCTGCTAATCTTTTCTGTTCTTCGTTGTGGTAAAAGATTACCGTTTTATATTGGTTGCCTCTGTCTGTGAATTGACCGCCTGTGTCTGTTGGATCTATTGAGCACCAGAAGGTTATCAGCAGTTCTTTGTAGGAAACTTTTTCTGGGTCGTAAGTTACTTGAACTGCTTCAACGTGTCCTGTTTTACCGGTGCAGACTTCTTCATAGATGGGATTTTCAGCGTCGCCCCCGGCGTAACCGGGAACGACTTTTATTACGCCTTTAAGCTTATAAAACGCTTCTTCAAGACACCAGAAGCATCCACCTGCAAAAGTTGCCTTTTCCATCGTTCTTTTAGAGTTCATTTTCTATAACTTTCATTGCCATTGCTGCTCTTTTTGCCTTTCTTCTTGCTTCCTCTACCGTTTCGGCTCTTGCTACGGCTACACCCATTCTCCTTTTAGGTCTTGTTGTGGGTTTACCAAAAATCCTCACCCACACATCCTCCTCACCAAGCGCCTCTGCAAGCCCTTCGTAAGCCGGTGCTACGTTGTGCGTTTTTGCGTGGAAGCAGTAAGAAGCGCCCGGCGAAAGCATCTTTATCTTTATCGGCAGTCCTAAAATTGCCCTTAAATGAAGTTCAAATTCGCTCATGTTCTGGCTTGCCATCGTTACCATTCCGGTGTCATGAGGTCTTGGTGAGACTTCGCTGAACCATACGGTATCGCCTTTTACGAAGAATTCGCAACCGAAAATTCCGTATCCGCCTAAAGCGTCCGTTACTGCTTTTGCCATTTCCTGTGCTTTTTTAAGGGCTGTTTCGCTCATCGGTTGGGGCTGCCAGCTTTCGTGGTAGTCTCCGTCAACCTGAACGTGACCTATCGGCTCGCAGAAGAGCGTTCCCTGATTTTTCGTTCTGACGGTTAAAAGGGTTATCTCAAAGTCAAAATTTATGAACTCTTCAATGATTACCTCGCTTCCCTTTCCCCTTGCGTTTTCCTGGGCGTAGTGGAATGCTCTGTCTATTTCATCTTCGTTGCGGACGATGCTTTGACCTTTACCGGAAGAACTCATTACAGGCTTTACGACGACTGGAAGTCCTATCTCTTTGACGGCTTTTCTGTAAGTTTCTATGTCTGATGCGAACCTGTAAGCGGAGGTTTTAAGCCCTAACTCTTCTGCCGCTAACCTTCTGATGCTGATTCTGTCCATCGTGTATTTTGTTGCCTTTGCAGAAGGAACGACGTTGAAGCCTTTTTTTTCAAGTTCTAACAAAGTGTCTGTGTCTATTGCTTCAATTTCCGGTACTATGAAGTCGGGCTTTTCTCTATAAACGATGTTTTTAATCTGTCTGCCATCTTTCATGTCTATTACGTAGGAGCGCTGTGCAACCTGCTGTGCGGGAGCGTTGGGATATGAATCAACTGCTATGACTTCTATTCCGAGCCTTAACGCTTCTATGGTGAACTCTTTTCCAAGCTCGCCGCTTCCTAAAAGGAGTATTTTGGTGGCATTGTGAGAAAGTGGTGTTCCTATTTTCATCTTTTACCTCCGTTTAAGAAACAAATTCGAGTTAGCTTGGCTTTTTGAAAATTGTATAATTTCTGCCCCTTATTGGGCAATGTGAAGTTGAGAGGGTGATTGGGAGAAACAAATGATAAAAAAGATTTTTAATGTTGTTGAAAAATTGATTCCTCCTCCACCATCTTCTCTTCATTACAATCCTGCTTTAGACGGGATTAGAGCTATTGCAGTTCTTTTAGTTATTCTGGGGCATTATTTCCCGGGAAAAGTTTCATTTGGTTATGTGGGCGTTGATGTTTTTTTCCTATTGTCAGGGTATTTAATTACAACTATTATCCTTCGGAATATTCTGAGCGAGAAATTTTCTTTTAAGAAATTTTATAGGAATAGAATTAGAAGACTTTTTCCAGCTATGATAATTTTGCTCGTATTTTGCTTGATTTTAGGATATTTATTTGTTCCTTCTGTCTTTTATAAACAAATTGGAGAACATGTGTTTTTTACAGGGATTTATCTTCAAAACTTTAAATTGGCAAGCGAGGTCGGTTATTTTGATTTATCGCGAGTTTACAAGCCTTTATTGCATACTTGGAGTTTAGCAGTAGAGGAACAATTCTATTTGCTGTTTCCTTTATTGCTATTTTTTTTGTGCAAAAGATGTTCTGGACGTTTTTCAGTTGTTTTGAGGTGGTTGGCAATTTTGGGCGTAGTTTCTTTACTTATGTCTGCATATTGGCAACATTCCTTTCCTCAGACTGCTTACTATATGCCTTTTGGTAGGTTCTGGGAATTCTTAATGGGGGCATTACTTGCTCTTTTTTTAATCTACAAGAAAGAAAAGAAAATTGTATTATCGGGACTTTTTTCAAGGAATGTGATTCTTTGGGAATCAATTCTTTTAATTTTTACATTTGCGTTTGCGTGTTTCTTTTTACGTGAATATAATCCTATCTATCTATCTATCTATCTATCTATCTGGATA contains:
- the infC gene encoding translation initiation factor IF-3 yields the protein MSKKVEQTRVNERIRAREVLVIDEDGTKLGVMPTLKALQIAREKGLDLVEVSPNANPPVCRIMDYGKYKYQQQKKMHEAKKKQKTIEVKTIKVRPRTDEHDMQVRIKQARKFLEKGNKVKAVVMFRGREQAHLEIGESQLMKIYEAVQDIAEIEKKPKKEGRDMIMILAPKKK
- the rpmI gene encoding 50S ribosomal protein L35 encodes the protein MPKIKTRRSAAKRVKVTAKGKIKHWSPGKSHILTKKSRKRKRALRKAKYLEGAQAANYKQLVLYM
- the rplT gene encoding 50S ribosomal protein L20 — protein: MRVKYSPRRKRRKKLKKLTKGYFGGRSRLYRTMKIAVMKSLFYAYQHRRLKKRDFRKLWIMRINAAVRPFGINYSRFIHGLKKAGIELDRKILADLAVRDPEAFAAIVEKAKAALNQ
- a CDS encoding aminopeptidase, producing the protein MTIWDWQNEKIEKAVRNLFKQNLCAQKEEKILILSDTLKERIGEIFFNFGLNYVNNLKHVTYPPTGRHGLEPPEIVWTATFGREFTNELKSKELFEKVKNKEITENDEEEIKEILLETTSPNELPSAIVAVNQHSISHTIFRKLCTEFLSIRFASMPLFEPFMFNTAFQANWEKVEKLSRKIAELLTQAEEVEITCPNGTAITMSLKDREGLADTGRLCKPGDFGNLPAGEAFIAPVEGTAEGVFVTFYAPDRKLKEPVKITVEGGKVVKAEGEEEFSSYINQLIHREKNADNIAELGIGTNEKAVTRTNILEAEKILGTCHIAIGDNSAFGGKVKANVHIDMLIEEPTVILKVNKKKVTLMENGNLNV
- a CDS encoding nitrilase-related carbon-nitrogen hydrolase translates to MEGSYLKKTFKAACIQFETEDGNFEKNYNKFLSLFNLTENAQLIVLPELFLTGFCYDKLTEAAVFSEKVVSHILEFSKGLNAVFVYTVIEKVNNSFFNSVHVVENGNVLLSRPKIKLFSPMKEDKYFKPGSIKDLKAVKTSIGTIAPIVCFELRFFELFLKLLQQEAEIFTVSAQWGKARKEHWEILTIARAIETQRFVVAANGSGKMAGCSAIIDPWGRTLAKTYDGNSMISAQIELFKIKQVEKKLPIKREEIL
- the msrA gene encoding peptide-methionine (S)-S-oxide reductase MsrA, with the translated sequence MNSKRTMEKATFAGGCFWCLEEAFYKLKGVIKVVPGYAGGDAENPIYEEVCTGKTGHVEAVQVTYDPEKVSYKELLITFWCSIDPTDTGGQFTDRGNQYKTVIFYHNEEQKRLAEKSKKILENSNLFSEPIATEIKPFKNFYPAEDYHHRFFKKDPFRYHHYKVNSGRAKYCEIVWEKKNGRKLLEENL
- the purT gene encoding formate-dependent phosphoribosylglycinamide formyltransferase, which encodes MKIGTPLSHNATKILLLGSGELGKEFTIEALRLGIEVIAVDSYPNAPAQQVAQRSYVIDMKDGRQIKNIVYREKPDFIVPEIEAIDTDTLLELEKKGFNVVPSAKATKYTMDRISIRRLAAEELGLKTSAYRFASDIETYRKAVKEIGLPVVVKPVMSSSGKGQSIVRNEDEIDRAFHYAQENARGKGSEVIIEEFINFDFEITLLTVRTKNQGTLFCEPIGHVQVDGDYHESWQPQPMSETALKKAQEMAKAVTDALGGYGIFGCEFFVKGDTVWFSEVSPRPHDTGMVTMASQNMSEFELHLRAILGLPIKIKMLSPGASYCFHAKTHNVAPAYEGLAEALGEEDVWVRIFGKPTTRPKRRMGVAVARAETVEEARRKAKRAAMAMKVIENEL